From Brachionichthys hirsutus isolate HB-005 chromosome 16, CSIRO-AGI_Bhir_v1, whole genome shotgun sequence, a single genomic window includes:
- the cdc27 gene encoding cell division cycle protein 27 homolog, whose product MTVLQEPVQAAVWQALNHYAFLDAVFLAERLYAEVRSEEALYLLATCYYRSGKPYKAYRLLKAHSCSTPQVRFLLAKCCVELGKLAEGEQVLIGGVLNKQKSQDDIITEFGDSASFTLSLLGHIYCKTDRVAKGAECFQRSLTLNPFLWSPFQNLCHLGEKPDPDQVFRLSCLQTSSIAPPPPSVSPAQNPSHRLDTALMETPQDTLELNRLNLESSNGKLTSDLSVSYIDSSLISSEAGSILGSAVSMASAASLLAKQNKPKSGRSLLGGPAALSPLTPSFGILPLDPSPGDPSYLQNYTATMETQPTAPSKKSVSRISQSKSVFSQSGNSRDVLPIPFNQSQSSAPHTSGSPQVLSPSMTGPPNVQPRRSSRLFTSASSTAKENSKKLKMKFPTKIPNRKTKCKSAKTSNSGNLNESLDILRLDPSLSLPVPQYQRAAADSVMALLRELGRGYQALCLYNCREAIGILSSLPPQHHNTGWVLTHIGRAYFELAEYMQAERLFSEVRRIESYRVEGMEIYSTTLWHLQKDVALSALSKDLTDMDKNCPEAWCVAGNCFSLQREHDIAIKFFQRAIQVDPSFAYAYTLLGHEFVLTEELDRALACFRNAIRVNGRHYNAWYGLGMIYYKQEKFNLAEIHFKKALSINPQSSVLLCHIGVVQHALKKSDAALETLNRAIGIDPKNPLCKFHRASILFANDKYKAALQELEELKQIVPKESLVYFLIGKVYKKLGQTHLALMNFSWAMDLDPKGANNQIKEAIDKRYLPEDEAADVEDSQDSSVMTDADDTQLHTAESDDVL is encoded by the exons ATGACGGTCCTGCAGGAACCTGTCCAg GCTGCAGTCTGGCAGGCTCTGAACCACTACGCCTTCCTGGACGCCGTCTTCCTCGCCGAGAGACTCTACGCTGAAG tgCGCTCGGAGGAGGCCCTCTACCTGTTAGCCACATGCTACTACCGCTCTGGGAAGCCTTATAAAGCCTACCGGCTGCTGAAGGCCCACAGCTGCTCCACGCCGCAGGTCCGATTCCTGTTGGCAAAGTGCTGCGTCGAACTCGGCAA GCTGGCTGAAGGAGAGCAGGTCCTGATTGGTGGAGTGTTGAACAAACAGAAGagtcaggatgacatcatcacagagtTCGGGGATTCGGCCTCCTTCACCCTGTCATTGCTGGGACACATTTACTG tAAGACGGATCGTGTTGCTAAAGGCGCCGAGTGTTTCCAGAGAAGTTTAACACTCAACCCGTTCCTCTGGTCACCTTTCCAGAACCTCTGTCACCTAG GAGAGAAACCAGATCCAGATCAGGTCTTCAGATTGTCCTGTCTACAGACCTCTTCtatagccccgccccctccttctGTTAGCCCTGCCCAAAACCCCTCCCACCGCTTAGACACCGCCCTCATGGAGACTCCGCAGGACACACTG GAGTTGAATCGTTTGAATCTAGAATCTTCGAATGGAAAGCTGACTTCTGATTTGTCGGTGTCGTACATCGACTCCTCCCTCATCTCCTCGGAGGCCGGCTCCATATTGGGTAGTGCCGTTTCCATGGCGTCAGCTGCGTCCCTACTGGCTAAACAGAACAAGCCCAAAAGTGGGCGGAGTTTATTGGGAGGCCCCGCGGCACTCAGCCCTCTAACGCCCAG ttttgGCATCCTGCCCCTGGACCCCAGCCCTGGAGACCCTTCGTATCTACAGAACTATACAGCTACCATGGAAACGCAGCCTACAGCTCCCAGCAAGAAG tctgtctccAGGATCAGTCAGTCCAAGTCTGTCTTCAGCCAGAGCGGGAACAGCAGAGACGTTCTCCCCATCCCCttcaaccaatcacagagctCTGCTCCTCACACTAG tGGCTCCCCTCAGGTCCTCAGTCCCAGCATGACGGGTCCTCCCAACGTTCAGCCCAGGAGGAGCTCCAGACTGTTCACCAGCGCCAGCTCTACTGCCAAG gagaACAGCAAGAAACTAAAGATGAAGTTTCCCACGAAGATCCCGAACAGGAAAACCAAATGCAAATCGGCAAAAACGTCAAACAGCGGGAACCTGAACGAGAGTCTGGACATCCTGAGACTGGATCCCAGTTTGAGTCTCCCAGTGCCCCAGTACCAGAGGGCAGCGGCAG acagcgTGATGGCGTTGCTAAGGGAGTTGGGTCGCGGTTACCAGGCGCTGTGTTTGTACAACTGCAGAGAAGCCATCGGCATCCTGAGCTCCCTGCCCCCCCAGCACCACAACACGGGCTGGGTCCTCACGCACATCGGCAGGGCTTACTTTGAGCTGGCCGAGTACATGCAG GCGGAGCGTCTGTTCAGCGAGGTCCGCAGGATCGAGTCTTATCGAGTGGAAGGGATGGAGATTTATTCGACCACGCTGTGGCACCTGCAGAAAGACGTGGCCCTGTCTGCCCTGTCCAAAGACCTGACCGACATGGACAAGAACTGTCCTGAG gccTGGTGTGTAGCAGGGAATTGTTTCAGTCTGCAGAGGGAGCACGATATCGCCATCAAGTTCTTCCAGAGAGCCATCCAG GTGGACCCGAGCTTCGCGTACGCCTACACCCTGTTGGGTCACGAGTTTGTTCTGACGGAGGAGTTGGACCGAGCCCTCGCCTGCTTCCGCAACGCCATCAGAGTCAACGGCAGACACTACAACGCCTG gtacGGTCTGGGGATGATTTACTACAAGCAGGAGAAGTTCAACTTGGCGGAGATCCACTTTAAGAAGGCTTTAAGCATCAACCCTCAGAGCTCGGTGCTGCTGTGTCACATCGGCGTG GTGCAGCACGCGTTGAAGAAATCTGACGCAGCTTTAGAGACTCTGAACCGGGCGATCGGAATCGACCCCAAAAACCCGCTCTGCAAGTTCCACCGAGCGTCCATCCTGTTCGCCAACGACAAGTACAAG GCGGCGCTTCAGGAACTGGAGGAGTTGAAGCAGATCGTTCCTAAAGAGTCTCTGGTTTACTTCCTCATAGGAAAG gtgTATAAGAAGCTGGGCCAGACTCACCTGGCTCTGATGAACTTCAGTTGGGCCATGGATCTGGATCCGAAAGGAGCCAACAACCAGATAAAAGAAGCCATCGACAAGAGATACCTGCCCGAAGACGAAG CGGCCGACGTTGAGGACAGTCAGGACAGCAGCGTCATGACGGACGCCGACGACACGCAGCTCCACACGGCCGAGAGTGACGACGTCctctaa
- the gh1 gene encoding somatotropin has translation MDKVLLLSVLSLGVSCQPITDSQRLFSIAVSRVQHLHLLAQRLLTDFESSLQTEEQRQLNKIFLQDFCNSDYIVSPIDKHETQRSSVLKLLSISYRLVESWEFPSRSLVGSSPRNQISPKLSELRTGILLLIRANQDGAEIFNDGAAVQLAPYGNYYQTLGDEESLRRTYELLACFKKDMHKVDTYLTVAKCRLSTEANCTL, from the exons ATGGACAAAG TTCTCCTGCTGTCAGTGCTGTCTCTGGGAGTGTCCTGCCAACCAATCACGGACAGCCAGCGCCTGTTCTCCATCGCCGTGAGCAGAGTCCAACACCTCCACCTGCTTGCTCAGCGGCTCCTCACCGACTTC GAGAGCTCTTTGCAGACGGAGGAGCAACGTCAACTCAACAAAATATTCCTGCAGGATTTCTGCAACTCCGATTACATCGTCAGTCCCATCGACAAACACGAGACGCAACGCAGCTCG GTTCTCAAGCTGTTGTCCATCTCCTACCGATTGGTCGAGTCCTGGGAGTTCCCCAGTCGTTCTCTGGTTGGCTCCTCCCCAAGGAACCAGAtctcacctaaactgtctgaacTGAGGACGGGAATCCTGCTCCTGATCAGG gCCAACCAGGACGGAGCAGAGATCTTTAACGATGGCGCCGCCGTCCAGTTGGCTCCTTACGGGAACTATTACCAAACTCTGGGAGACGAGGAATCTCTGAGACGAACATACGAGCTGCTGGCCTGTTTCAAAAAGGACATGCACAAG GTGGACACCTATCTGACGGTGGCTAAATGTCGACTTTCTACAGAAGCCAACTGCACCCtgtag